A DNA window from Pseudodesulfovibrio thermohalotolerans contains the following coding sequences:
- the fliS gene encoding flagellar export chaperone FliS: MANPAKAYLATQVETTTQGELLLMLYEAAIKFLKRAKREIDNKDYAKKGIYISKAMAIIHELSESLNKEKGGDITPKLGQLYMFCTTQLVKANIRLDNKMIDDVIKILDGLRSAYAQVVPIHDGKAAPGDTVSTGTTPKPTQPPLAKPVMPVQAAAPIPQRTETPKQSTPAPKPTPAPSAPSAPSQLRTAAAAAKFRAANAYNNANR; the protein is encoded by the coding sequence ATGGCCAACCCAGCGAAGGCATATCTGGCAACCCAGGTCGAAACCACTACCCAGGGGGAACTCCTCCTCATGCTCTATGAGGCGGCGATTAAATTTCTCAAGCGGGCCAAGCGGGAAATCGACAACAAGGACTATGCCAAGAAGGGCATTTACATATCCAAGGCCATGGCGATCATCCATGAGCTGTCCGAGAGCTTGAACAAGGAAAAGGGCGGAGACATCACCCCCAAGCTCGGCCAGCTCTACATGTTCTGCACGACCCAACTGGTCAAGGCCAACATCCGCCTGGACAACAAGATGATCGACGACGTCATCAAGATCCTGGACGGACTCCGCTCGGCCTATGCCCAGGTCGTGCCCATCCATGACGGCAAGGCCGCCCCCGGCGATACCGTGTCCACCGGAACCACGCCCAAGCCGACCCAGCCTCCCCTGGCGAAGCCGGTCATGCCCGTCCAGGCGGCAGCACCGATTCCGCAGAGGACCGAGACTCCCAAGCAATCCACCCCCGCGCCGAAACCGACACCAGCGCCGTCCGCGCCGTCCGCGCCGTCCCAACTCCGGACCGCAGCGGCGGCCGCCAAGTTCCGGGCGGCCAACGCCTACAACAACGCCAATCGATAA
- a CDS encoding glycosyltransferase family 4 protein, protein MDASPVRVLHVIKSLGLGGTEKVMQFFVTNLDQSRFTPAVYSPANGVRAKQIRASGVDTFVGGDLLSVLGRFKPQIVHVHRAGWPEPELLVPLKRARVPAVVETNVFGRHDPSPQASVIDHTLFVSRFCLTRFSHATGISPHPGRYTYLYNPVDTDFFAKVTRPDRDYDAPAAGRISRPDPGKWSRMALDFLPLLVRDVPDFRYHIIGAIPEAVEFVRKHGLERNVVLHDPVETDAEIAAFLNGVSVLAHGNDAGESFGLAIAEAMACSLPVVTHPSEGLRDNAQLELVEHGVTGLVANSAEEYAKALNYLFSHPVEARRMGQAGRDKAARLYRMQAITRRLEALYLELLRRKGITQ, encoded by the coding sequence ATGGATGCATCCCCTGTCCGCGTTCTTCACGTTATCAAATCCCTGGGCCTGGGCGGCACGGAAAAGGTCATGCAGTTTTTCGTGACCAACCTCGACCAGTCCCGGTTCACGCCGGCTGTCTACAGCCCGGCGAACGGCGTGCGCGCGAAACAAATCCGCGCCTCCGGCGTGGACACATTCGTCGGGGGAGACCTCCTCTCCGTGCTAGGCCGATTCAAACCGCAGATCGTGCACGTTCACCGCGCCGGATGGCCCGAGCCAGAGCTGCTCGTCCCCCTGAAGCGCGCCCGTGTGCCCGCAGTGGTGGAGACCAACGTATTCGGCCGCCACGACCCGAGCCCCCAGGCCTCGGTCATCGACCACACCCTGTTCGTCTCCCGCTTCTGCCTGACGCGGTTCTCCCACGCCACGGGCATCAGCCCGCACCCGGGCCGGTACACCTACCTGTACAACCCGGTGGACACGGACTTCTTCGCGAAGGTGACCAGGCCGGACCGGGATTACGACGCTCCCGCTGCCGGACGCATATCCCGTCCCGATCCGGGCAAATGGTCGCGAATGGCCCTGGATTTTCTCCCGCTGCTCGTGCGGGACGTGCCCGACTTCCGCTACCACATCATCGGGGCCATCCCCGAAGCCGTGGAGTTCGTCCGCAAACACGGCCTGGAACGCAACGTGGTCCTCCACGATCCAGTGGAGACCGACGCGGAGATCGCCGCCTTCCTGAACGGTGTCTCGGTCCTGGCCCACGGCAACGATGCGGGCGAATCCTTCGGCCTGGCCATCGCCGAAGCCATGGCCTGCTCCCTCCCCGTCGTGACCCACCCCAGCGAAGGATTGCGCGACAACGCGCAGCTTGAACTGGTGGAACACGGCGTCACCGGACTTGTGGCCAACAGCGCGGAAGAGTATGCCAAAGCCCTCAACTACCTGTTTTCCCATCCGGTCGAAGCGCGAAGGATGGGACAGGCCGGTCGGGACAAGGCCGCACGCCTTTACCGTATGCAGGCCATCACCCGACGGCTTGAGGCCCTCTACCTGGAACTGCTCCGGCGCAAAGGAATCACGCAATGA
- the ahbC gene encoding 12,18-didecarboxysiroheme deacetylase — MIGISKLYCGAVEASDALRYNRESGQLPSHLLQFSKDKKPVVVWNMTQRCNLKCVHCYAQAVDPSGHKDPISTDQAKEMIDDLAQFGAPVMLFSGGEPLVREDLVDLAKYATSKGMRAVISTNGTLITKTKARELKEVGLSYVGISIDGNEDVHDKFRGVRGAYKQALKGVENCKAEGLKVGLRFTINKRNAVEIPHLFDLIEQMDIPRICFYHLVYSGRGSELINEDLNHQETRDVVNLIMDRTRALFDKGLPKEVLTVDNHADGPLVYYRLLKEDPERAKEVLELLKWNEGNSSGRGIGCISWDGKVHADQFMRHHTFGNVLERPFSEIWTDPKIELLNKLKDKRPHVGGRCAGCRFLNICGGNFRARAEAYYGDFWAQDPACYLTDEEITGEKL; from the coding sequence ATGATAGGCATTTCCAAACTGTACTGCGGCGCCGTTGAAGCTTCCGACGCCCTGCGTTACAACCGCGAATCCGGGCAGCTCCCGTCCCATTTGCTTCAATTTTCCAAGGACAAAAAGCCCGTCGTGGTCTGGAACATGACCCAGCGGTGCAACCTCAAATGTGTACACTGTTACGCCCAGGCCGTGGACCCGAGCGGCCACAAGGATCCCATTTCCACGGATCAGGCCAAGGAGATGATCGACGATCTGGCCCAGTTCGGCGCGCCGGTCATGCTGTTCTCCGGCGGTGAGCCCCTGGTCCGCGAGGACCTGGTGGACCTGGCCAAATACGCCACGTCCAAGGGAATGCGCGCGGTGATCTCCACCAACGGCACGCTCATCACCAAGACCAAGGCCCGCGAGCTCAAGGAAGTCGGTCTGTCCTATGTGGGCATCTCCATCGACGGCAACGAGGACGTTCACGACAAGTTCCGCGGCGTCCGGGGCGCCTACAAGCAGGCCCTCAAGGGCGTCGAGAACTGCAAGGCCGAAGGCCTCAAGGTCGGCCTCCGCTTCACCATCAACAAGCGCAACGCCGTGGAGATTCCCCACCTGTTCGACCTCATCGAGCAGATGGACATCCCGCGCATCTGTTTCTACCACCTGGTCTATTCCGGCCGGGGTTCCGAGCTTATCAACGAGGACCTGAACCACCAGGAAACCCGCGACGTAGTCAACCTCATCATGGACCGCACCCGCGCCCTGTTCGACAAGGGACTGCCCAAGGAAGTCCTCACCGTGGACAACCACGCCGACGGTCCCCTGGTCTACTACCGCCTGCTCAAGGAAGACCCGGAACGCGCCAAGGAAGTGCTCGAACTGCTCAAGTGGAACGAGGGCAACTCCTCCGGACGCGGCATCGGCTGCATCTCGTGGGACGGCAAAGTCCACGCCGACCAGTTCATGCGCCACCACACCTTCGGCAACGTCCTGGAGCGTCCTTTCTCCGAGATCTGGACCGATCCGAAGATCGAGCTGCTCAACAAGCTCAAGGACAAGCGTCCCCATGTGGGCGGACGCTGCGCAGGCTGCCGGTTCCTGAACATCTGCGGCGGCAACTTCCGCGCCCGCGCCGAAGCCTACTACGGCGACTTCTGGGCCCAGGACCCCGCCTGCTACCTCACCGACGAAGAAATCACCGGCGAAAAGCTGTAA
- a CDS encoding OmpA family protein, with amino-acid sequence MKKTLLFSMLLIVSACSHVDLSLTDQTKIYTDAPVRKSALQVSIHPRGKQYTPLTAYFHPFVIQQENSDHAALSASFTRIFFNAWTEERLFSTMELAPGYGYQGLSSALETARRRGADLLVLGSVPYFYDGTTLDDSAVTIQVNIYAAGSGTLLWTMLQSGRIEQRNPDDYVYFVHETRMSDSPFNMIIRSIAKDMATPLKAWLPDPNANYPYASTPEAVKSSLMPDSAQDAQGENLPPEQSSTTGAAARPDAGSAIPGAKSEADEDGTPRPEVAGLDLNIQFDFDKATVKPESNAVLDALGETLKSPDYAGRKILVGGHTDAAGSIQYNLTLSRQRAEAVKAYLVNKWNVAPERIEAVGFGKSRPLTSGTTAKDQQRNRRVEIRFAD; translated from the coding sequence ATGAAAAAAACACTTCTTTTCAGCATGTTGCTGATTGTCTCCGCGTGCTCTCACGTGGACTTGTCCCTGACGGACCAGACCAAAATCTACACGGACGCGCCCGTCAGGAAATCGGCGCTTCAGGTCTCCATACACCCCAGGGGCAAGCAGTACACGCCACTGACCGCCTATTTCCACCCCTTCGTCATCCAGCAGGAGAACTCGGACCACGCGGCCCTGTCCGCCTCCTTCACCCGGATATTCTTCAATGCCTGGACAGAGGAGCGGTTGTTCTCGACCATGGAGCTGGCCCCCGGCTACGGCTATCAGGGACTTTCCTCAGCCCTGGAGACAGCCCGCCGGCGGGGGGCGGACCTGCTTGTCCTCGGCAGCGTCCCCTATTTCTACGACGGGACCACGCTCGACGACTCGGCCGTGACCATCCAGGTGAACATCTATGCCGCGGGCAGCGGCACCCTGCTGTGGACCATGCTCCAGTCCGGACGCATAGAGCAGCGGAACCCGGACGACTATGTCTATTTCGTCCATGAAACCCGCATGAGCGACAGTCCGTTCAACATGATTATCCGCTCCATCGCCAAGGATATGGCCACTCCTCTCAAGGCGTGGCTGCCCGATCCCAACGCGAACTACCCCTACGCCTCCACCCCGGAGGCGGTGAAGAGCAGCCTCATGCCGGACTCCGCTCAGGACGCGCAGGGCGAAAACCTTCCGCCCGAACAATCCTCGACGACCGGCGCGGCCGCCCGGCCCGACGCGGGGTCGGCAATTCCCGGAGCCAAGTCCGAGGCCGACGAAGACGGCACCCCCAGGCCCGAGGTCGCGGGCCTTGACCTGAACATCCAATTCGACTTCGACAAGGCCACGGTCAAGCCGGAATCCAACGCCGTGCTCGACGCCTTGGGCGAGACGTTGAAATCGCCCGATTACGCGGGACGCAAGATCTTGGTGGGCGGCCACACAGACGCAGCAGGTTCCATCCAGTACAATCTGACCCTTTCCCGGCAACGAGCCGAAGCGGTCAAGGCATACCTGGTGAACAAGTGGAATGTGGCTCCCGAACGCATCGAAGCCGTCGGCTTCGGCAAATCGCGCCCACTGACATCCGGCACGACAGCCAAGGATCAGCAACGAAACCGAAGGGTTGAGATCAGATTCGCCGATTAG
- a CDS encoding YIP1 family protein: MQITCPECRFTREVDENRIPARSQVATCPKCQTKFKFRDLPEEEFLLEESEPAAPHEPSAAPEPPAAPEPAVSQAPEPMPQAKQAPEDNGVPNHEASPRPTAADREHEKAFPNLPDPDDDSNDDSNDALWQRLHTMTPPDKGRTVRDEPGDDHRYDAEEHNQEQEPVPGWTGEFNEDFPDPMQEEFMSEDEDGMSMQVPPPFEQLDRYGFFHGLFLTLKLVLLSPRLFFSVMPVGNGLSKPLTFAILVSMIQTVAQYAWGVVGLTPGVDVSGQGLQAVPYDATNGLFELLLTPAFVALSLFVISGFYHAILSVLKAGDKGFEGSFRAVAYAYAPMMTGIIPMFSVGFMAGWMFLYAVWGLVLTAIGLKHIHRTSYSKIIPVLLLPLLLGMIMALLMLQGQVATI; the protein is encoded by the coding sequence ATGCAAATAACATGTCCCGAATGCAGGTTCACCCGAGAGGTGGACGAGAACAGGATTCCCGCCCGCTCGCAGGTGGCGACCTGTCCCAAATGCCAGACAAAGTTCAAATTCCGCGACCTGCCGGAAGAGGAGTTTCTCCTGGAGGAATCCGAACCGGCCGCTCCCCATGAACCTTCCGCCGCCCCAGAGCCGCCCGCCGCACCCGAACCGGCGGTCAGCCAGGCTCCCGAACCCATGCCCCAGGCCAAACAAGCGCCTGAAGACAACGGCGTTCCCAACCACGAAGCGTCGCCCCGCCCCACGGCGGCCGACAGGGAGCATGAAAAAGCCTTCCCCAACCTGCCCGACCCCGACGACGATTCCAACGACGATTCCAACGACGCCCTGTGGCAGCGGCTGCATACCATGACTCCGCCCGACAAGGGCCGCACCGTACGGGACGAACCCGGCGACGACCACCGTTACGACGCGGAGGAACACAACCAGGAGCAGGAACCCGTTCCCGGCTGGACCGGAGAATTCAACGAGGACTTCCCGGACCCCATGCAGGAAGAATTCATGAGCGAGGATGAGGACGGAATGTCCATGCAGGTGCCGCCGCCCTTCGAGCAGTTGGACCGCTACGGCTTTTTCCACGGCCTCTTCCTGACCCTCAAGCTGGTCCTGCTCTCGCCGCGCCTGTTCTTCTCGGTCATGCCCGTGGGCAACGGACTGTCCAAGCCCCTGACCTTCGCCATCCTGGTCTCCATGATCCAGACCGTGGCCCAGTACGCCTGGGGCGTTGTCGGGCTGACGCCCGGTGTGGACGTTTCCGGCCAGGGGTTGCAGGCCGTGCCCTACGACGCCACCAACGGATTGTTCGAACTTTTGCTCACCCCGGCTTTCGTGGCCCTGTCCCTGTTCGTCATCTCCGGCTTCTACCACGCCATTCTCAGCGTGCTCAAAGCGGGCGACAAGGGCTTCGAGGGTTCATTCAGAGCCGTGGCCTATGCCTACGCGCCCATGATGACCGGCATCATTCCCATGTTTTCCGTGGGATTCATGGCGGGCTGGATGTTCCTTTATGCCGTGTGGGGGCTGGTCCTCACCGCCATCGGCCTCAAGCACATCCACAGGACCAGCTACAGCAAGATCATCCCGGTTCTTTTGCTGCCCCTGCTCCTGGGCATGATTATGGCCCTGCTCATGCTTCAGGGCCAGGTGGCGACCATTTAA
- a CDS encoding glycosyltransferase family protein, protein MNHDMIRRYTDAVLEFGFRGDGNAPPAATVPSAEETATFAERTLRLLEKSESETLILFGLEDGEHALALARELPEGTSLLVCETDPAKARAFLTATPEWSDPDSRASILADTSPWAHLYILNMSGVRPDNATMALNPALPEDKRTEYRHLQRLFMNARPHQAINSSYLSHVGVQAPDLSVGAILHPDEPGLDTFFAQFPEWVREVVVVWDAECAPDRDFACAAPIRHLARPLDDFASQRNHALDHCEGEWTLFLDGDESFSEDVWGLLTACMLVKRLEACWFPRMTLYPDETRCKAGYGLWPDLQLRLFRKGESVRFNRPVHERLTGITGRTALVLDAPILHYSRLRKSPEELAAKLKRFDETGGGAVEHVLNEDYPTVPRAMLPEASLLMGSLSMLLLEENPA, encoded by the coding sequence ATGAACCATGACATGATAAGACGATACACCGACGCCGTTCTCGAATTCGGTTTCCGGGGCGATGGAAACGCCCCGCCCGCCGCCACGGTCCCGAGCGCGGAGGAAACAGCGACGTTTGCCGAACGGACGCTGCGCCTCCTGGAAAAAAGTGAAAGCGAAACGCTGATCCTGTTCGGGCTGGAAGACGGCGAACACGCCCTGGCCCTGGCCCGGGAACTGCCCGAGGGCACAAGCCTGCTCGTCTGCGAAACCGATCCCGCCAAGGCTCGCGCCTTCCTGACCGCGACCCCCGAATGGAGCGATCCCGACTCGCGCGCCTCGATTCTGGCCGACACATCGCCCTGGGCCCATCTCTATATATTGAACATGAGCGGAGTGCGCCCGGACAACGCCACCATGGCCTTGAACCCAGCCCTGCCCGAAGACAAGCGCACGGAATACCGCCATCTGCAAAGGCTGTTCATGAACGCCCGGCCGCATCAGGCCATCAACAGCTCGTACCTGAGCCACGTGGGCGTCCAGGCCCCGGACCTTTCCGTGGGAGCCATCCTGCACCCGGACGAACCCGGCCTAGACACCTTTTTCGCCCAGTTCCCGGAATGGGTCCGCGAGGTGGTGGTGGTATGGGACGCCGAATGCGCGCCCGACCGCGACTTCGCCTGCGCCGCGCCGATACGCCATCTGGCCCGCCCTCTGGACGATTTCGCCTCTCAGCGCAACCACGCCCTCGACCACTGCGAAGGGGAATGGACGCTCTTTCTGGACGGCGACGAATCGTTCAGCGAAGACGTCTGGGGACTGCTCACCGCCTGTATGCTCGTCAAGCGGCTTGAGGCGTGCTGGTTCCCGCGCATGACCCTGTACCCGGACGAAACCAGGTGCAAGGCGGGCTACGGGCTGTGGCCCGACCTGCAACTGCGGCTCTTCCGCAAGGGAGAATCCGTGCGATTCAACCGCCCCGTGCACGAACGGCTGACCGGCATCACTGGACGCACGGCCCTGGTCCTGGATGCGCCCATCCTGCACTACAGCCGGTTGCGCAAATCCCCCGAGGAACTGGCCGCTAAGCTCAAGCGGTTCGACGAAACCGGGGGAGGAGCCGTCGAACATGTGCTCAACGAGGACTACCCGACCGTGCCTCGCGCCATGCTGCCCGAAGCCTCTCTTCTCATGGGGTCACTCTCCATGCTCCTCCTGGAGGAAAACCCGGCCTGA
- the fliD gene encoding flagellar filament capping protein FliD — MADSTYTSGSINFTGLGNGTDFNSLIDGLVDVERTRITRLENWKATWETKNEQFQELNTQLLSLKTTLEGMDTLNEFISKGVASSNTNLLTATADAEALESTHTVVINQLATNDILITTSGANSLDTVIASSDTAFTFSYGGESYTIDDIPAGTTLEGFVNLINNHPDSRGLIQATTIFDGSAYHLQLSGKGLGADNQLVISNAGSLTFGAGSFTETQNAQNSQIRVDGFPTSNAGWIERDSNTIDDIISGITLDLKEAAPNSVVSLTVNTDINSIAQNVTNFVDSVNTIRAQIIALTKVDETKGGTSTGGNSLTDTTETKGSILTGNYGIDIISQNLKNITANIGLGFSPWDEDTLSGDKYSAMSQLGIMTDAEQGSATYGLLTIDYEKLEEALESDPTAVAELFSLEPTGVSRTTDFTFTSLIDGTTMPGDYNIEIVSDGSQIVSATINGEEASVSGWEITGLTGSAKGMALRLNNTEAGTYSGKVAVKAGKATEMINELTQLTKPYNKFTYEGGPLAVLQNNYNDIMDSIDDKIAYEETRIEKLERNLRLKYARLDSLLGQYELQQGQLEAALAQLE, encoded by the coding sequence ATGGCAGACAGCACGTACACATCAGGTTCGATCAACTTTACCGGTCTGGGGAACGGGACCGACTTCAACTCCCTCATCGACGGACTCGTCGATGTGGAGCGGACCAGAATCACGCGCCTGGAGAACTGGAAGGCAACCTGGGAGACCAAAAACGAACAGTTCCAGGAACTCAACACCCAACTGCTCAGCCTGAAGACCACCCTTGAGGGAATGGACACCCTGAACGAATTCATATCCAAGGGCGTGGCCAGTTCCAACACCAACCTGCTCACCGCCACGGCCGACGCCGAGGCCCTGGAGTCCACCCACACCGTGGTCATCAACCAACTGGCCACCAACGACATCCTGATCACCACTTCCGGCGCCAACTCCCTGGACACGGTCATCGCCTCGTCGGACACCGCGTTCACATTCTCCTACGGCGGAGAATCCTATACCATCGATGACATCCCGGCCGGCACCACCCTTGAGGGCTTCGTCAACCTCATCAACAACCACCCTGATTCCCGAGGACTGATCCAGGCCACGACCATATTCGACGGCAGCGCCTACCACCTGCAATTGTCGGGCAAAGGACTGGGCGCGGACAACCAACTGGTCATCTCCAACGCGGGCTCGCTCACCTTCGGCGCGGGCAGCTTCACCGAGACCCAAAACGCACAGAACAGCCAGATTCGTGTGGACGGCTTCCCTACCTCCAATGCGGGCTGGATCGAGCGCGACTCCAACACCATCGACGACATCATTTCCGGCATCACACTGGACCTGAAGGAAGCCGCCCCGAACTCGGTCGTCAGCCTGACGGTGAACACGGACATCAACTCCATCGCGCAGAACGTGACGAACTTCGTGGATTCGGTCAACACCATCCGGGCCCAAATCATCGCCCTGACCAAGGTGGACGAAACCAAGGGCGGCACCAGCACCGGCGGCAATTCGCTCACGGACACGACCGAGACCAAGGGGTCCATCCTGACCGGCAACTACGGCATAGACATCATCTCCCAGAATTTGAAAAACATCACGGCCAACATCGGCCTCGGCTTCTCGCCATGGGACGAGGACACTCTCTCGGGCGACAAGTATTCCGCCATGTCGCAACTCGGTATCATGACCGACGCCGAACAAGGCTCGGCCACCTACGGCCTGCTGACCATCGATTACGAGAAACTTGAAGAGGCTCTCGAATCCGACCCCACGGCAGTGGCCGAACTTTTCTCCCTTGAGCCTACCGGGGTCAGCCGGACCACGGACTTCACCTTCACCTCGCTCATCGACGGCACGACCATGCCCGGCGACTACAACATTGAAATCGTCAGCGACGGCTCGCAGATCGTCAGCGCCACCATCAACGGCGAAGAAGCCTCCGTATCGGGCTGGGAGATCACCGGACTGACCGGCTCGGCGAAAGGTATGGCCCTGCGACTGAACAACACCGAAGCCGGAACCTACAGCGGAAAAGTTGCGGTCAAGGCGGGCAAAGCCACCGAGATGATCAACGAATTGACCCAGTTGACCAAACCGTACAACAAATTTACCTATGAAGGCGGCCCGCTGGCGGTCCTGCAAAACAACTACAACGACATCATGGACTCCATCGACGACAAAATCGCCTACGAGGAGACCAGGATCGAAAAACTGGAACGAAACCTGCGCTTGAAGTACGCCCGTCTCGACTCCCTGCTCGGCCAGTACGAGCTTCAGCAGGGACAGCTTGAAGCGGCATTGGCACAGCTTGAATAG
- the hemB gene encoding porphobilinogen synthase translates to MIPADFHRGRRLRTSLALREMVRENTVTANDLIMPYFVVETEDANFRKEIASMPGQYQLSLKELEKQVASAVALGLKACILFGIPAAKDETGSGAYDDNGIVQQAIRLLKDRWPELIVIADTCLCEYTSHGHCGLVKNEYVQNDPTLNLLARAAVAQAKAGADMVAPSDMMDGRVAAIRAALDEEGLVNVPIMSYAVKYASAFYGPFRDAAESAPQFGDRKTYQMDPPNGREAMREAVADFEEGADILMVKPGLPYLDIVRQVRDNFDTPVAVYQVSGEYSQIKAAALNGWIDEQAVVMESLVAFKRAGADMIITYFTEDVLKVLK, encoded by the coding sequence ATGATACCTGCTGATTTCCACCGCGGCCGCCGCCTGAGGACCTCCCTCGCCCTGCGCGAGATGGTCCGCGAAAATACGGTCACCGCCAACGACCTTATCATGCCCTATTTCGTGGTCGAAACCGAGGATGCGAACTTCCGCAAGGAAATCGCCTCCATGCCCGGCCAGTACCAGCTCTCCCTCAAGGAGTTGGAAAAACAGGTGGCCTCCGCCGTGGCCCTAGGCCTCAAGGCGTGCATCCTCTTCGGCATCCCCGCCGCCAAGGACGAAACCGGCTCCGGCGCATACGACGACAACGGCATCGTCCAGCAGGCCATCCGGCTCCTCAAGGACCGCTGGCCCGAGCTCATCGTCATCGCCGACACCTGCCTGTGCGAATACACTTCCCATGGCCACTGCGGGCTGGTGAAGAACGAATACGTCCAAAACGACCCGACCCTCAACCTCCTCGCCCGGGCCGCTGTGGCCCAGGCCAAGGCCGGGGCCGACATGGTCGCTCCCTCGGACATGATGGACGGCCGCGTGGCCGCCATCCGCGCCGCCCTGGACGAAGAGGGGCTGGTCAACGTCCCGATCATGTCCTACGCGGTCAAATACGCCTCCGCATTCTACGGTCCCTTCCGCGACGCCGCCGAGTCCGCGCCGCAGTTCGGCGACCGCAAGACCTACCAGATGGACCCGCCCAACGGACGCGAGGCCATGCGCGAGGCCGTGGCCGACTTCGAGGAAGGCGCGGACATTCTCATGGTCAAGCCGGGCCTGCCCTATCTCGACATAGTCCGGCAGGTGCGCGACAATTTCGACACCCCGGTGGCCGTTTACCAGGTCAGCGGCGAATACTCGCAGATCAAGGCCGCCGCCCTCAACGGATGGATCGACGAACAGGCCGTGGTCATGGAATCCCTGGTCGCCTTCAAGCGCGCAGGGGCCGACATGATAATCACCTACTTCACCGAAGACGTACTCAAGGTATTGAAATAA
- the ahbD gene encoding heme b synthase translates to MSEHPKGHPGGHPHGKMHPGAEHAPKKYLDDGVTPICRLIAWEVTRSCNLACKHCRAEAHPEPYEGELSTDEAKALIDTFPDVGSPIIIFTGGEPMMRADVYELIAYAKSKGLRCVMAPNGTLITPETAQKMKAAGIERCSISIDAPESVQHDEFRGEVGAFDASMRGIQYLKDAGIEFQINTTVTKNNLHLFKDIFHLCERIGASAWHIFLLVPTGRAVELGTEIITAEEYEDVLNWFYDFRKTTDMQLKATCAPHYHRILRQRAKEDGIPVTFENFGLDAVSRGCLGGVGFCFISHRGQVQPCGYLELDCGNVREIPFPEIWKSSPEFLNLRNPDVYDGKCGHCEYERVCGGCRARAQTMKGHYLKEEPLCSYIPKKKPKA, encoded by the coding sequence ATGAGCGAACATCCCAAAGGCCATCCCGGCGGCCACCCCCACGGCAAGATGCACCCCGGCGCGGAACATGCGCCCAAGAAGTACCTCGACGACGGCGTCACGCCCATCTGCCGCCTGATCGCCTGGGAAGTGACCCGGTCCTGCAACCTCGCCTGCAAGCACTGCCGAGCCGAGGCGCACCCCGAGCCCTACGAGGGCGAACTGTCCACCGACGAGGCCAAGGCGCTCATCGACACCTTCCCGGACGTTGGCTCCCCGATCATCATCTTCACCGGCGGCGAGCCCATGATGCGAGCCGACGTCTATGAACTGATCGCCTACGCCAAGAGCAAGGGATTGCGCTGCGTCATGGCCCCCAACGGCACGCTCATCACCCCCGAGACCGCGCAGAAGATGAAGGCGGCGGGCATCGAACGTTGCTCCATCTCCATCGACGCTCCCGAATCCGTCCAGCACGACGAGTTCCGCGGCGAGGTCGGGGCCTTTGACGCCTCCATGCGCGGCATCCAGTATCTCAAGGACGCGGGCATCGAGTTCCAGATCAACACCACGGTGACCAAGAACAACCTCCATCTGTTCAAGGACATCTTCCATCTCTGCGAGCGGATCGGCGCTTCCGCCTGGCACATCTTCCTGCTCGTGCCCACGGGCCGGGCCGTGGAACTCGGCACCGAGATCATCACCGCCGAGGAATACGAGGATGTGCTCAACTGGTTCTACGACTTCCGCAAGACCACGGACATGCAGCTCAAGGCCACCTGCGCGCCCCACTATCACCGCATCCTGCGCCAGCGGGCCAAGGAGGACGGCATCCCCGTCACCTTCGAGAACTTCGGCCTGGACGCGGTCTCGCGCGGCTGTCTCGGCGGCGTCGGTTTCTGCTTCATCTCCCACCGGGGACAGGTCCAGCCCTGCGGCTATCTGGAGCTGGACTGCGGCAACGTCCGCGAAATCCCCTTCCCGGAGATATGGAAAAGCTCCCCGGAGTTTCTCAACCTGCGCAATCCCGATGTCTATGACGGCAAGTGCGGCCACTGCGAATACGAAAGGGTCTGCGGCGGCTGCCGCGCCCGCGCCCAGACCATGAAGGGCCACTACCTGAAAGAGGAGCCTCTGTGCTCCTACATCCCGAAAAAAAAGCCGAAGGCGTAA